The following proteins come from a genomic window of Mustelus asterias chromosome 1, sMusAst1.hap1.1, whole genome shotgun sequence:
- the LOC144486179 gene encoding uncharacterized protein LOC144486179 isoform X1 has product MKTVIVITCLVAVVFTSPIRKVRDLSSSTEVTVVNPFPFLNNRLFQTGQRLNRFGSPQDPYFNEYVPLYNPNQYLNTNSYIPILNRDPFQRYSYNTPHFNFYPWTASRLNVLPVNSAQVNALSTSTEASSEEDTLVMVPFILEPFSVPGGGVGNNNGVPMVPGDEVPFLPANERPFTPEIDTNAVDAGFNQQNIEELATEVLDPEEPASVLPYTDSVQGMDSLGLNGEDYSMIRDVDEGLSQQDTIYEPVELDEEYDQTLNNEEFSNQQMPTENLDEDDLTLEVETQNIGTNTVSMNSMDFSQEEDNNNGGTESNLNVAVSNNNTPDTQEQDSMQSIEDDLNQINAVGSNQDNSQSIEEDLNQINAVGSNQDNSQSIEEDLNQINAVGSNQDNSQSIEEDLNQINAVGSNQDNTQSIEDDLNQINAVGSNQDNTQSIEDDPNANVAGSNNDDGADFEEDGGNTNSNVNNGAGFIQNENGDGANGDDSSKIDNSNIQNKLDSCKKIHCRHGRICKLSEGGLPTCVCQELMSCPESSLELQQICGTNNVTYGNACQFFASQCLLDGTKSGHNIHLDYVGPCKYISPCLENELEEFPIRLRGWLKNILIQMYEQDLRSPGLLSPKERTTIEKIYEHEHHLQPSDHSLNWLFDDFSQNYQMYIYPVHWQFTQLDHHPVDGYLSHSELAPFRTPLIPLEHCTSRFFSGCDLDGDKDISLREWSRCFGLKEEDINPNLVFQCADCVGDGVGPKL; this is encoded by the exons GTCACAGTTGTGAATCCTTTCCCGTTCCTAAACAACCGCTTATTTCAAACTGGCCAACGATTAAACAGATTTGGGAGCCCACAAGATCCATACTTCAATGAATACGTTCCACTCTACAATCCTAACCAATACCTTAACACCAATAGCTACATTCCTATCCTCAACCGGGATCCTTTCCAGCGATATTCTTATAATACACCGCATTTTAATTTCTATCCCTGGACGGCAAGTAGACTTAATGTTTTGCCAGTCAATAGTGCTCAAGTAAATGCCCTCAGCACAAGTACTGAGGCGTCATCTGAGGAAGATACACTGGTCATGGTTCCCTTTATCCTTGAACCATTTAGTGTACcaggtggtggggtgggaaatAATAACGGAGTACCTATGGTACCAGGTGACGAGGTACCCTTTTTACCAGCTAATGAAAGACCTTTCACACCAGAGATAGATACcaatgcagtggatgctgggttcAATCAACAAAACATTGAGGAACTGGCAACGGAAGTACTTGATCCAGAGGAACCTGCTAGCGTGCTCCCATACACTGACTCTGTGCAAGGAATGGATTCATTGGGATTAAACGGTGAAGATTATTCTATGATCAGAGACGTTGATGAGGGTCTTAGCCAACAAGACACAATCTATGAGCCAGTCGAATTGGATGAGGAATATGATCAAACTCTGAATAATGAGGAATTTTCCAATCAGCAAATGCCAACTGAAAACTTGGATGAAGATGATTTAACTCTGGAGGTTGAG ACCCAGAACATTGGTACCAACACAGTATCTATGAATTCAATGGACTTCTCCCAGGAGGAAGATAACAATAATGGTGGCACAGAATCTAATCTGAATGTAGCAGTATCCAATAATAACACACCAGATACTCAGGAGCAGGATAGTATGCAATCCATTGAAGATGATCTTAATCAGATCAATGCAGTAGGGTCCAATCAGGACAATTCTCAATCCATTGAAGAGGATCTTAATCAGATCAATGCAGTGGGATCCAATCAGGACAATTCTCAATCCATTGAAGAGGATCTTAATCAGATCAATGCAGTGGGATCCAATCAGGACAATTCTCAATCCATTGAAGAGGATCTTAATCAGATCAATGCAGTGGGATCCAATCAGGACAATACTCAATCCATTGAAGATGATCTTAATCAGATCAATGCAGTGGGATCCAATCAGGACAATACTCAATCCATTGAAGATGATCCCAATGCCAATGTAGCAGGTTCCAATAATGATGATGgagctgattttgaagaggatggAGGCAACACTAATTCCAATGTCAACAATGGAGCTGGTTTCATTCAGAATGAAAATGGTGATGGGGCCAATGGTGATGATAGCAGTAAGATTGACAACAGCAACATACAAAACAAACTCG ACTCTTGCAAGAAGATCCACTGCAGGCATGGAAGGATCTGCAAACTCAGTGAAGGTGGATTACCCACTTGTGTCTGTCAGGAGCTGATGTCCTGCCCTGAAAGCTCACTTGAGCTCCAACAG ATATGTGGCACGAACAATGTGACATATGGAAACGCTTGCCAGTTTTTCGCCTCTCAGTGTCTTCTTGATGGAACCAAGAGTGGACACAACATTCACCTGGACTACGTGGGACCCTGCAAAT ACATTTCTCCGTGCTTAGAAAATGAGCTGGAAGAGTTTCCGATACGTTTACGTGGTTGGCTGAAAAACATTCTGATACAGATGTATGAGCAAGATTTACGTTCTCCTGGCTTACTGTCTCCGAAAGAGAGAACAACA ATTGAGAAAATCTATGAGCACGAGCATCATCTTCAGCCCAGCGACCACTCCCTCAACTGGCTCTTCGATGACTTCAGTCAGAATTACCAAATGTACATCTACCCAGTTCATTGGCAGTTCACTCAGTTGGATCATCATCCAGTGGATGG CTATCTCAGCCACTCTGAGCTGGCACCATTCCGCACTCCGTTAATCCCCTTGGAGCATTGCACATCCCGGTTCTTCAGTGGGTGTGACCTCGATGGCGAcaaagatatctccctgagagaatgGAGCAGGTGTTTTGGCCTCAAAGAAG AGGACATTAATCCCAACCTTGTCTTCCAATGTGCTGACTGTGTTGGAGATGGTGTTGGACCTAAACTTTGA
- the LOC144486179 gene encoding uncharacterized protein LOC144486179 isoform X2 produces MKTVIVITCLVAVVFTSPIRKVRDLSSSTEVTVVNPFPFLNNRLFQTGQRLNRFGSPQDPYFNEYVPLYNPNQYLNTNSYIPILNRDPFQRYSYNTPHFNFYPWTASRLNVLPVNSAQVNALSTSTEASSEEDTLVMVPFILEPFSVPGGGVGNNNGVPMVPGDEVPFLPANERPFTPEIDTNAVDAGFNQQNIEELATEVLDPEEPASVLPYTDSVQGMDSLGLNGEDYSMIRDVDEGLSQQDTIYEPVELDEEYDQTLNNEEFSNQQMPTENLDEDDLTLEVETQNIGTNTVSMNSMDFSQEEDNNNGGTESNLNVAVSNNNTPDTQEQDSMQSIEDDLNQINAVGSNQDNSQSIEEDLNQINAVGSNQDNSQSIEEDLNQINAVGSNQDNSQSIEEDLNQINAVGSNQDNTQSIEDDLNQINAVGSNQDNTQSIEDDPNANVAGSNNDDGADFEEDGGNTNSNVNNGAGFIQNENGDGANGDDSSKIDNSNIQNKLDSCKKIHCRHGRICKLSEGGLPTCVCQELMSCPESSLELQQICGTNNVTYGNACQFFASQCLLDGTKSGHNIHLDYVGPCKYISPCLENELEEFPIRLRGWLKNILIQMYEQDLRSPGLLSPKERTTIEKIYEHEHHLQPSDHSLNWLFDDFSQNYQMYIYPVHWQFTQLDHHPVDGYLSHSELAPFRTPLIPLEHCTSRFFSGCDLDGDKDISLREWSRCFGLKEGH; encoded by the exons GTCACAGTTGTGAATCCTTTCCCGTTCCTAAACAACCGCTTATTTCAAACTGGCCAACGATTAAACAGATTTGGGAGCCCACAAGATCCATACTTCAATGAATACGTTCCACTCTACAATCCTAACCAATACCTTAACACCAATAGCTACATTCCTATCCTCAACCGGGATCCTTTCCAGCGATATTCTTATAATACACCGCATTTTAATTTCTATCCCTGGACGGCAAGTAGACTTAATGTTTTGCCAGTCAATAGTGCTCAAGTAAATGCCCTCAGCACAAGTACTGAGGCGTCATCTGAGGAAGATACACTGGTCATGGTTCCCTTTATCCTTGAACCATTTAGTGTACcaggtggtggggtgggaaatAATAACGGAGTACCTATGGTACCAGGTGACGAGGTACCCTTTTTACCAGCTAATGAAAGACCTTTCACACCAGAGATAGATACcaatgcagtggatgctgggttcAATCAACAAAACATTGAGGAACTGGCAACGGAAGTACTTGATCCAGAGGAACCTGCTAGCGTGCTCCCATACACTGACTCTGTGCAAGGAATGGATTCATTGGGATTAAACGGTGAAGATTATTCTATGATCAGAGACGTTGATGAGGGTCTTAGCCAACAAGACACAATCTATGAGCCAGTCGAATTGGATGAGGAATATGATCAAACTCTGAATAATGAGGAATTTTCCAATCAGCAAATGCCAACTGAAAACTTGGATGAAGATGATTTAACTCTGGAGGTTGAG ACCCAGAACATTGGTACCAACACAGTATCTATGAATTCAATGGACTTCTCCCAGGAGGAAGATAACAATAATGGTGGCACAGAATCTAATCTGAATGTAGCAGTATCCAATAATAACACACCAGATACTCAGGAGCAGGATAGTATGCAATCCATTGAAGATGATCTTAATCAGATCAATGCAGTAGGGTCCAATCAGGACAATTCTCAATCCATTGAAGAGGATCTTAATCAGATCAATGCAGTGGGATCCAATCAGGACAATTCTCAATCCATTGAAGAGGATCTTAATCAGATCAATGCAGTGGGATCCAATCAGGACAATTCTCAATCCATTGAAGAGGATCTTAATCAGATCAATGCAGTGGGATCCAATCAGGACAATACTCAATCCATTGAAGATGATCTTAATCAGATCAATGCAGTGGGATCCAATCAGGACAATACTCAATCCATTGAAGATGATCCCAATGCCAATGTAGCAGGTTCCAATAATGATGATGgagctgattttgaagaggatggAGGCAACACTAATTCCAATGTCAACAATGGAGCTGGTTTCATTCAGAATGAAAATGGTGATGGGGCCAATGGTGATGATAGCAGTAAGATTGACAACAGCAACATACAAAACAAACTCG ACTCTTGCAAGAAGATCCACTGCAGGCATGGAAGGATCTGCAAACTCAGTGAAGGTGGATTACCCACTTGTGTCTGTCAGGAGCTGATGTCCTGCCCTGAAAGCTCACTTGAGCTCCAACAG ATATGTGGCACGAACAATGTGACATATGGAAACGCTTGCCAGTTTTTCGCCTCTCAGTGTCTTCTTGATGGAACCAAGAGTGGACACAACATTCACCTGGACTACGTGGGACCCTGCAAAT ACATTTCTCCGTGCTTAGAAAATGAGCTGGAAGAGTTTCCGATACGTTTACGTGGTTGGCTGAAAAACATTCTGATACAGATGTATGAGCAAGATTTACGTTCTCCTGGCTTACTGTCTCCGAAAGAGAGAACAACA ATTGAGAAAATCTATGAGCACGAGCATCATCTTCAGCCCAGCGACCACTCCCTCAACTGGCTCTTCGATGACTTCAGTCAGAATTACCAAATGTACATCTACCCAGTTCATTGGCAGTTCACTCAGTTGGATCATCATCCAGTGGATGG CTATCTCAGCCACTCTGAGCTGGCACCATTCCGCACTCCGTTAATCCCCTTGGAGCATTGCACATCCCGGTTCTTCAGTGGGTGTGACCTCGATGGCGAcaaagatatctccctgagagaatgGAGCAGGTGTTTTGGCCTCAAAGAAG GACATTAA